From a single Lolium rigidum isolate FL_2022 chromosome 7, APGP_CSIRO_Lrig_0.1, whole genome shotgun sequence genomic region:
- the LOC124673875 gene encoding protein trichome birefringence-like 28 translates to MAQLRRKSPFAAAASAAAAKQDEEEEAPARRHRAPLSLAGLLVSIFLVATFLYNEQVAVVRPPAAADADAGAADGAFPLAGAVRARSAPDLRLLQDDHHRRVNSRSQPEQEDQEEEHHDAQQQEQVGREAEEQRTAEPARLVVDAPARADKRAAVAAMTAAPPSNSSVESRAASVVAEPPACNVYQGWWTYDAEGTQAPLYREPECEFLTEQVTCMRNGRRDDSYQRWRWQPSSCDLPRFDARALLERLRNKRLMFVGDSLNRNQWESMVCLVQSAIPSRDKKSLAKFVGPNGSLNVFTATEYNATVEFYWAPFLVQSNSDDPQVHSVVDRIIAWRSIVKHAKHWRSADYLVFNTYIWWLNTFEMKVLKNPRVSSRYTLVDRPVAYREVLKTWAKWVDRHIDPKRTKVFFMGMSPNHHMPDAWGAGPDAVKCAMETQPILNHTGPLYVGTDWRLHDAAEGVIRSMHRVPVHLVDITALSEYRKDAHTSVHTLRQGKLLTPEQQADPRHYADCIHWCLPGLPDTWNHFLYTQIVSGTPLLSSS, encoded by the exons ATGGCGCAGCTGCGCCGGAAGTCGccgttcgcggcggcggcgtcggcggcggccgcgaagcaggacgaggaggaggaggcgcccgcGCGCAGGCACCGCGCGCCGCTCTCGCTCGCGGGCCTCCTCGTCTCCATCTTCCTCGTCGCGACCTTCCTCTACAACGAGCAGGTCGCCGTCGTCaggccccccgccgccgccgacgccgacgccggcgCGGCGGACGGGGCCTTCCCGCTCGCGGGCGCCGTGCGCGCCAGGTCCGCCCccgacctccgcctcctccaggaCGACCACCACCGCAGGGTCAACTCCCGCTCCCAGCCAGAGCAGGAGGACCAGGAAGAGGAGCACCACGAtgcgcagcagcaggagcaggtgGGGAGGGAAGCGGAGGAGCAGCGTACGGCCGAGCCGGCCCGCCTCGTGGTGGACGCGCCCGCGAGAGCGGACAAGCGCGCCGCCGTCGCTGCCATGACGGCCGCACCTCCTAGCAACAGCAGCGTCGAGAGCAGGGCGGCGAGCGTGGTGGCGGAGCCGCCGGCGTGCAACGTGTACCAGGGCTGGTGGACGTACGACGCGGAGGGCACCCAGGCGCCGCTGTACCGGGAGCCCGAGTGCGAGTTCCTGACGGAGCAGGTCACCTGCATGCGCAACGGCCGCCGCGACGACTCGTACCAGCGCTGGCGGTGGCAGCCCTCCTCCTGCGACCTCCCCAG GTTCGACGCGCGTGCGCTGCTGGAGCGGCTGCGGAACAAGCGGCTGATGTTCGTGGGGGACTCGCTGAACCGGAACCAGTGGGAGTCCATGGTGTGCCTGGTGCAGTCGGCGATCCCGTCGCGCGACAAGAAGTCGCTGGCCAAGTTCGTCGGGCCCAACGGCTCCCTCAACGTGTTCACGGCCACCGAGTACAACGCGACGGTGGAGTTCTACTGGGCGCCCTTCCTGGTGCAGTCCAACTCCGACGACCCGCAGGTGCACAGCGTCGTCGACCGGATCATCGCCTGGCGCTCCATCGTCAAGCACGCCAAGCACTGGCGGAGCGCCGACTACCTCGTCTTCAACACATACATCTGGTGGCTCAACACCTTCGAGATGAAAGTCCT GAAGAACCCGAGGGTGTCGAGCAGGTACACGCTGGTGGACcggccggtggcgtaccgggagGTGCTCAAGACCTGGGCCAAGTGGGTGGACAGGCACATCGACCCCAAGAGAACCAAGGTCTTCTTCATGGGCATGTCTCCCAATCACCACAT GCCTGATGCGTGGGGAGCGGGTCCGGATGCGGTGAAGTGCGCGATGGAGACGCAGCCGATCCTGAACCATACGGGGCCGCTGTATGTTGGGACGGACTGGCGGCTACACGATGCCGCGGAGGGGGTGATCCGCTCCATGCACCGCGTCCCCGTCCACCTCGTCGACATCACGGCGCTGTCCGAGTACCGCAAGGACGCGCACACCTCCGTCCACACGCTCCGGCAGGGGAAGCTGCTCACCCCGGAGCAGCAGGCCGACCCTCGACACTACGCCGACTGCATCCACTGGTGCCTCCCGGGGCTCCCCGACACCTGGAACCACTTCCTCTACACGCAGATCGTCTCAGGAACACCCCTCCTCTCATCCTCCTAG